Sequence from the Elusimicrobiaceae bacterium genome:
GTGTATGAAAAGTATTTTACTGGCAATAAAGACCAGCGCGAACAAGCATATAAAAAATGGGTAAAGCAACTGCAAGAAAAACGCGCATCTCGCGCGGAAGACCATTCTATTACATACACGGAATTTAAGGAAAAGTTTTTATCCTATCTGCGGTTAGCAGTAGATAAAGGGACAGGCAAGCCACGTTTCAAAGACCGCACTATAGAAGAATACGAATACTGCTTAATCAATTTTGACAAAGTTATGAAACCTCATTATATGGGGGATATGGAATACTTTACGTTGGCGGAATACCGCCGCCGCATCCGTGCAGTGGCTGACGAAGAAGACGCAAATTACTACGGCGTAAATAAAAAAATGGGTTGTATTATCCGTGCGTTTAAGTGGGGAATGACGGAGGGATATGTCCCCGTTATAAATACGGCCCCGCTGGAAAAGAAATTAGACACGGGAAAAATCGTAGTACATACCATGACCCCGCGGGAAGTGTCTTTACTGCTTAAATATAGCCCGTTAAAATGGCGTGTAGCCATTAAGATAGGTTACTATACGGGCGTGCGCCCGGAAGAAATGATAAACCTACTTAAAAGTAAAATTAATTTTCAAACAGGCGTTACTAAAATATACGAACACGACGCTGATCCGAAGCGAGGCATAACGGCATGGGCGCCAAAACGGAATAAACGTCGCTTGGT
This genomic interval carries:
- a CDS encoding site-specific integrase is translated as MPPINKISGFKRKGRNGQRYRKQINGRVYEKYFTGNKDQREQAYKKWVKQLQEKRASRAEDHSITYTEFKEKFLSYLRLAVDKGTGKPRFKDRTIEEYEYCLINFDKVMKPHYMGDMEYFTLAEYRRRIRAVADEEDANYYGVNKKMGCIIRAFKWGMTEGYVPVINTAPLEKKLDTGKIVVHTMTPREVSLLLKYSPLKWRVAIKIGYYTGVRPEEMINLLKSKINFQTGVTKIYEHDADPKRGITAWAPKRNKRRLVLLPPDVLEDIKKLQPETYIILRDNGIPYNDTNFSNSFKANLKHVNKEILRHEQDTAPVRCTYKTLRKSNITTLMDMGLDEKDASLGLGHADKKTSEKHYINALTLAKQKEREQLAQLKKVKGYILKLPQTLQK